A part of Gossypium hirsutum isolate 1008001.06 chromosome A07, Gossypium_hirsutum_v2.1, whole genome shotgun sequence genomic DNA contains:
- the LOC107938920 gene encoding 40S ribosomal protein S27-2, with product MVLQNDIDLLNPPAELEKKKHKLKRLVQSPNSFFMDVKCQGCFNITTVFSHSQTVVVCGNCQTVLCQPTGGRARLTEGCSFRKKGD from the exons ATG GTTCTTCAGAACGACATCGACTTGCTGAATCCTCCGGCCGAGCTTGAGAAGAAGAAGCACAAGCTAAAGCGTCTAGTTCAGTCTCCCAATTCCTTCTTCATG GATGTTAAATGTCAGGGCTGCTTCAACAT AACGACCGTATTTAGCCACTCTCAAACTGTGGTAGTTTGCGGTAATTGCCAGACAGTTTTATGCCAGCCTACTGGTGGTAGAGCCAGACTCACCGAAGGCTGCTCGTTCAGGAAAAAGGGTGACTAA